Proteins encoded together in one Marinobacter salsuginis window:
- a CDS encoding methyl-accepting chemotaxis protein, whose amino-acid sequence MDFGKRLGLRVKVALPFAITAVALIVIGLFAVSTVRNLVSDTDNIAETYLPSVSEILNGDRDLYQAMVAQMAFVDAQFNNEEGENYLASFDENAGQALERFNQAVARLEGTGVSDVARGFDTAYERWLSSAQRVLQLAETGDAEQARSLAASETNELFDNLRNYFDEVGAHADAQAQIRAGEASSEGQSSSVTILLITVVAILISIGLFAVFLKMIIASISALRDQLDNIAQGEGDLTQRIPVEMDDDLGKLAKSFNLVLENLQSMIGSIQQLTRELGTGASDLARAAKDNNDGVTRQTDSISMVATAINEMQSAIEEVAGNASRAAEITREAEEKGKNGARIIRSSSEQVHRLAAQISKAVEVIRKLSDDSDNITSVLDVIRGIAEQTNLLALNAAIEAARAGEQGRGFAVVADEVRTLAQRTGQSTEDIQTMITTLQTGVADIVSVMETGSKEASETEKLATDAESELKAILEAMANIADVNTSVASATEEQTQVVDEINRSITEINDLATESANRSRDIDGISESLEGYARELESQTGRFRV is encoded by the coding sequence ATGGATTTTGGTAAGCGTTTGGGGCTTCGGGTAAAAGTTGCTCTGCCTTTCGCTATTACTGCAGTAGCCCTGATTGTTATCGGATTATTCGCTGTCAGTACCGTCCGGAATCTGGTCTCCGACACCGACAACATTGCCGAAACCTACCTGCCATCCGTCAGCGAAATCCTCAACGGTGACCGGGATCTCTACCAGGCAATGGTGGCCCAGATGGCCTTTGTGGACGCCCAGTTCAACAATGAGGAGGGTGAGAACTACCTCGCCAGTTTCGATGAAAATGCTGGACAGGCTCTCGAACGCTTTAACCAGGCGGTGGCCAGGCTTGAAGGCACTGGTGTATCCGATGTTGCCAGAGGGTTTGATACGGCCTACGAGCGTTGGCTGAGTTCCGCCCAGCGAGTTCTTCAGCTGGCAGAGACGGGAGATGCCGAGCAGGCACGATCGTTGGCAGCCAGTGAGACCAACGAGCTTTTCGATAATCTCCGCAATTACTTTGATGAGGTTGGCGCTCACGCCGATGCGCAAGCCCAGATTCGAGCCGGTGAAGCCTCGTCTGAAGGCCAGAGCAGCTCGGTGACCATCCTTTTGATCACAGTCGTCGCCATACTGATCAGTATTGGGCTCTTCGCTGTATTCCTGAAAATGATTATCGCATCGATTAGTGCCCTCCGGGATCAACTGGACAATATCGCCCAGGGAGAAGGCGATCTGACCCAGCGAATTCCGGTCGAGATGGATGATGATCTGGGCAAACTCGCAAAAAGCTTCAACCTGGTCCTGGAAAACCTGCAATCGATGATTGGCTCCATCCAGCAGTTGACCCGGGAGCTTGGCACTGGTGCTTCAGATCTTGCCCGGGCGGCGAAGGATAACAACGATGGCGTGACGCGACAGACGGACTCCATTTCCATGGTCGCCACTGCCATCAACGAAATGCAGAGTGCCATCGAAGAGGTTGCTGGCAACGCCTCCAGGGCCGCGGAGATTACACGGGAGGCGGAAGAAAAGGGCAAGAACGGCGCACGAATTATCCGCAGCTCTTCAGAGCAGGTGCACCGGCTGGCCGCCCAGATTTCAAAAGCCGTGGAAGTCATCCGCAAGCTGTCTGACGATTCCGACAACATCACGTCCGTTCTGGACGTAATCAGGGGCATTGCCGAGCAAACCAACCTGCTGGCATTGAACGCCGCTATCGAGGCAGCACGTGCCGGCGAGCAGGGACGGGGCTTTGCCGTTGTTGCCGATGAAGTCAGGACCCTGGCGCAACGTACAGGGCAATCGACGGAAGATATTCAGACGATGATCACCACGCTGCAGACCGGCGTTGCGGACATTGTCTCGGTGATGGAGACGGGCAGCAAGGAGGCAAGCGAAACCGAAAAACTGGCCACCGATGCAGAATCTGAACTCAAAGCCATTCTGGAGGCTATGGCAAACATTGCAGATGTAAACACCAGTGTTGCGTCAGCCACTGAAGAGCAAACTCAGGTAGTGGACGAGATCAACCGCAGCATCACTGAAATCAACGATCTGGCAACAGAGAGCGCAAATCGCTCACGGGATATTGATGGAATCAGTGAATCCCTAGAGGGCTATGCGAGGGAACTGGAAAGTCAGACAGGCAGATTCCGGGTCTAG
- a CDS encoding GTPase yields MEGKTLKPDLRVPEQKTASLSFCDTTPKAFRVWIDQLPMANIGEVSRQLYHAIIELNHLFLTPQQRMQFLELIREKIHFVCNELSRHYLGLAVALPEKQRKIANLSQALQLHLAGGYKLCLLEFIDNGGLDKNRRQIATAAHRAISELSATILRSHQLYCPSPAQSWLECHRLYRFAHRNKLSVVQVEDDTLLHRRTSSVADAYKRILLLGCARPNQLRQSELLHVYELCESWTDHTRCGPDIGDDSLFVINMERDNPPFYRSLLEQKPGDESFGFDTRDLSAMLSETLHARREHKETDHELRVPAKVSDTLLTHLSQALGILAKRNFNRIASQGSLEVCVGLTAAHYFIAGEKTFTEFVNGNDNGHHEDENLFVRSSRQKQDAWSGAHDAGPSDERLHAADTPINFKGSFGNSQAPSTDRNRPRSHHSLLINTSPGGYCVAWESHVPPSLQAGEILGVREQSSHPWSVAVVRWIRQIKNQGTQVGIELLAPSASPCGVRLVQKVGNSSEYLRGLLLPEISVVNQSATLITPRLPFQSGSRISLLHDGREDQGQLSRKVSSTGSISQFELKLQNAATLNAGAPPASSGASEDEFDSLWPSL; encoded by the coding sequence ATGGAAGGTAAGACCCTGAAACCTGATCTCCGCGTTCCCGAACAGAAAACGGCCAGTCTGTCGTTCTGTGACACGACGCCCAAGGCGTTCCGGGTCTGGATCGACCAATTGCCTATGGCCAATATCGGCGAGGTATCACGGCAGCTCTACCATGCCATTATCGAGCTGAACCACCTGTTTCTGACACCCCAGCAACGCATGCAGTTCCTGGAGCTTATCCGGGAAAAGATTCATTTCGTGTGCAACGAGCTTTCCCGGCACTACCTCGGTCTGGCCGTGGCGCTTCCTGAAAAGCAGAGGAAAATCGCCAACCTGTCCCAGGCGCTTCAATTACACCTGGCCGGCGGTTACAAACTGTGTCTGCTGGAGTTCATCGACAACGGAGGCCTGGACAAAAACCGCCGCCAGATTGCCACCGCAGCGCATCGCGCCATTTCCGAACTTTCGGCAACGATTCTGAGATCACATCAACTCTATTGCCCCAGCCCTGCCCAGAGCTGGCTCGAGTGTCATCGGCTGTACCGGTTTGCCCATCGCAACAAGCTCTCCGTGGTTCAGGTGGAAGACGACACGCTCCTGCATCGTCGCACCAGCTCAGTAGCCGATGCCTACAAGAGAATTCTCCTTCTTGGCTGTGCTCGTCCGAATCAGCTGCGACAGTCGGAACTTCTGCATGTCTATGAGCTTTGTGAATCATGGACTGACCACACCCGTTGCGGGCCTGATATCGGTGACGACAGTCTCTTCGTAATCAACATGGAAAGGGACAACCCACCGTTTTACCGCAGCCTTCTGGAACAAAAGCCCGGTGATGAGAGCTTTGGCTTCGATACCCGGGATCTCTCGGCGATGCTCTCTGAAACGCTTCACGCCCGGCGTGAGCATAAGGAGACAGATCACGAACTGAGAGTACCGGCAAAGGTCAGCGACACCCTGCTCACCCATCTCAGCCAGGCCCTGGGCATTCTCGCCAAGCGAAATTTCAACCGAATCGCCAGCCAGGGATCTCTCGAAGTGTGCGTGGGTCTGACCGCCGCCCATTACTTCATCGCCGGCGAGAAAACGTTTACCGAATTCGTGAATGGCAATGACAACGGCCATCATGAGGATGAAAACCTGTTCGTACGGTCTTCACGCCAGAAACAGGATGCCTGGTCGGGCGCCCACGATGCAGGGCCCAGCGATGAACGACTCCACGCCGCCGATACGCCCATCAATTTCAAAGGTTCCTTCGGCAACTCGCAGGCGCCATCGACGGACAGGAATCGGCCAAGGTCTCACCATTCCCTGTTGATCAATACAAGTCCGGGCGGCTACTGCGTTGCCTGGGAAAGCCATGTGCCACCCTCACTGCAGGCCGGTGAAATTCTGGGAGTTCGAGAGCAAAGCAGCCACCCCTGGAGCGTAGCCGTTGTGCGCTGGATTCGTCAGATCAAGAACCAGGGTACGCAGGTCGGAATTGAGCTCCTGGCCCCCAGCGCCTCACCCTGTGGGGTTCGCCTTGTTCAGAAGGTGGGAAATAGCAGCGAATATCTACGTGGCTTGCTGCTGCCGGAAATCAGCGTGGTCAACCAATCCGCTACGCTGATCACACCTCGCCTGCCGTTCCAGTCCGGGAGCCGAATTTCCCTGCTCCACGACGGCCGGGAGGACCAAGGACAACTGTCTCGCAAGGTCTCCTCCACCGGCAGCATCAGCCAGTTCGAACTCAAATTGCAGAATGCCGCAACGCTGAATGCTGGCGCCCCACCAGCATCGTCCGGTGCCAGCGAGGATGAGTTCGACTCGCTCTGGCCATCGCTGTAA
- a CDS encoding YceI family protein, which yields MKKVLLASAVSMALVGAVHADEHSGTYAFDTKGAHQFVTFKISHLGYSWLYGRFNDFDGEFVYDAENPENSTVNVTIDTSSVDSNHAERDKHLRSEDFLYVDEFPQATFKSKRVVLDEEGEADIIGDLTLRGVTKEVTLDAEMLGHGEDPWGGYRMGFEAETELRLKDFGIPMDLGKASETVEIIISVEGIRQ from the coding sequence ATGAAAAAAGTTCTGCTTGCTTCTGCCGTGTCGATGGCGCTTGTTGGTGCGGTTCATGCCGACGAGCACAGTGGCACCTATGCCTTTGATACCAAAGGCGCCCACCAGTTCGTCACTTTCAAGATTTCCCACCTGGGCTATAGCTGGCTCTACGGGCGTTTTAACGATTTTGACGGCGAATTTGTTTATGACGCCGAGAATCCCGAAAACAGCACCGTGAACGTGACGATCGATACCAGCAGTGTGGATTCCAATCATGCAGAGCGTGATAAGCACCTGCGTAGCGAAGACTTCCTGTATGTGGACGAGTTTCCGCAGGCAACTTTCAAGAGCAAGCGCGTGGTGCTGGATGAAGAAGGCGAGGCCGATATCATCGGTGACCTGACTCTCCGTGGTGTTACCAAGGAAGTCACCCTGGATGCCGAAATGCTGGGTCATGGTGAGGACCCCTGGGGAGGCTATCGCATGGGTTTTGAAGCTGAAACCGAGCTTCGCCTGAAAGACTTCGGTATCCCGATGGATCTCGGAAAGGCCTCCGAGACCGTTGAGATCATCATTTCTGTCGAGGGTATCCGGCAGTAA
- the epmB gene encoding EF-P beta-lysylation protein EpmB, whose protein sequence is MIQRTPARIEAHLSDHEHRSWQQLLSDSVTSPEELLRRLELPEEPWLSAARQGHGLFSVRVPEPFLARMEKGNPADPLLRQVLPLAEETGHAPGFVSDPLEESGAIATTGLIRKYRSRALLMVTGQCAINCRYCFRRHFPYDKQRLNPDDRKQVIDTLAASPEINEVIFSGGDPLAVNDRLLAQWATAISGIPHIRRLRLHTRLPVVIPQRVCDELLKWLSTTPLQIVIVLHVNHPAEIDTATRRALSYLRAAGVTLLNQSVILRGVNDQASVLEELSETLFEAGVLPYYLHAFDPVAGAHHYDVPDEEARHLVRELLSRLPGFLVPKLVREEPGKESKTPINLFP, encoded by the coding sequence ATGATACAGCGAACCCCCGCCCGTATAGAAGCCCACCTTTCCGACCACGAACATCGCAGCTGGCAGCAATTGCTGTCGGACTCCGTAACGTCGCCGGAAGAGCTGCTCCGACGCCTGGAGTTACCCGAGGAACCGTGGCTGTCGGCGGCACGGCAAGGCCATGGCCTGTTTTCGGTGCGGGTGCCCGAACCGTTTCTCGCTCGCATGGAAAAGGGTAATCCCGCTGACCCCCTGCTCAGACAGGTGCTTCCTCTTGCTGAAGAAACCGGTCACGCGCCGGGTTTTGTCAGCGACCCACTGGAAGAGTCGGGCGCTATTGCCACCACCGGGCTGATTCGCAAATACCGCAGCCGGGCGCTATTAATGGTGACCGGACAATGCGCGATCAACTGCCGCTACTGTTTTCGCAGGCACTTCCCCTATGATAAACAACGACTGAACCCGGATGACAGAAAGCAGGTCATTGACACCCTGGCGGCCAGCCCGGAAATCAATGAAGTCATTTTCAGCGGCGGCGACCCCCTGGCTGTTAACGACAGACTGCTGGCTCAATGGGCAACCGCTATCAGTGGCATCCCGCACATTCGTCGCCTGCGCTTGCATACACGCCTGCCAGTGGTCATCCCGCAAAGGGTCTGTGACGAGCTTTTGAAATGGCTCTCCACAACGCCCCTTCAGATCGTGATCGTGTTGCACGTAAATCATCCAGCGGAAATAGACACCGCCACGCGCCGGGCCCTCTCTTATCTCCGGGCTGCAGGCGTAACACTGCTTAACCAGAGCGTTATCCTGAGGGGAGTAAATGATCAGGCTTCGGTGCTTGAGGAGCTGAGCGAGACCCTGTTTGAAGCAGGCGTCCTGCCCTATTACCTGCACGCATTTGACCCGGTGGCAGGCGCCCACCACTACGATGTGCCGGATGAAGAAGCACGACATCTGGTGCGTGAACTGCTGTCGAGATTGCCAGGATTCCTGGTGCCAAAGCTGGTAAGAGAGGAGCCCGGCAAGGAAAGCAAGACCCCGATCAACCTGTTCCCGTGA
- the serB gene encoding phosphoserine phosphatase SerB produces the protein MSELVLINVSGRDKPGLTSEITGIMGRYDVRILDIGQAVIHDHLTWGILIEIPDESKSSPVIRDLLFRLHALDLQVRFAPITVEEYQSWAAARNRACYIVTLLARDIKAEQIARVSAITARHGLNIDNISRLSARPSLNAADNRIACVEFSVRGTPSDLEQLRADFLHIAGEMNVDIAFQEDSIFRRNRRLVVFDMDSTLIEAEVIDELAAEAGVGEQVAEITERAMQGELDFSQSFAERLALLKGLDESVLEGIASRLRMTEGAEHLIRSLKALGYRTAILSGGFTYFARHLQRKLGIDYIYANELEIEAGKVTGRVSGQIVDGKRKAELLLEIAEKEHISREQVIAVGDGANDLPMLSQAGLGVAFRAKPMVKESARHAISTLGLDAILYLIGFRESETNQSLENADF, from the coding sequence GTGAGTGAACTGGTACTGATTAATGTCTCCGGACGTGACAAGCCGGGCCTGACGTCGGAAATCACCGGCATCATGGGGCGTTACGATGTGCGGATTCTGGATATTGGCCAGGCGGTCATCCACGATCACCTGACCTGGGGCATCCTGATCGAAATTCCGGACGAGTCCAAATCCTCTCCGGTCATCAGGGATCTGTTGTTCCGGCTCCATGCCCTGGATCTGCAGGTGCGGTTTGCGCCCATCACGGTGGAGGAATACCAATCCTGGGCCGCCGCCCGGAACCGGGCCTGCTACATCGTGACGCTGCTGGCCCGAGATATCAAAGCCGAGCAGATTGCCCGTGTTTCGGCCATTACCGCCCGCCACGGCCTGAATATCGACAATATTTCCCGGCTGTCTGCCCGGCCTTCTCTGAACGCCGCCGATAACCGGATTGCCTGTGTCGAGTTTTCGGTTCGGGGTACACCATCGGATCTCGAGCAGTTGCGCGCTGACTTCCTGCACATCGCCGGCGAAATGAATGTGGATATTGCGTTCCAGGAGGATTCCATTTTCCGGCGTAATCGTCGTCTCGTGGTCTTTGATATGGACTCTACGCTGATCGAAGCCGAAGTGATCGACGAACTCGCGGCGGAAGCCGGCGTGGGCGAGCAGGTGGCGGAGATTACCGAGAGGGCCATGCAGGGCGAACTGGATTTCAGCCAGAGTTTCGCCGAGCGCCTTGCGCTTTTGAAGGGGCTGGACGAGTCGGTACTTGAGGGCATCGCCTCACGGCTGCGAATGACCGAGGGGGCTGAGCACCTGATTCGAAGTCTCAAGGCACTGGGTTATCGCACGGCCATCCTGTCGGGCGGATTCACCTACTTTGCCCGCCATCTGCAGCGCAAACTTGGCATCGATTACATCTACGCGAACGAGCTTGAGATCGAGGCTGGCAAGGTCACCGGACGGGTGTCAGGGCAGATTGTGGACGGCAAGCGGAAGGCAGAACTGTTGCTGGAGATCGCCGAGAAGGAGCATATTTCCCGGGAACAGGTGATTGCCGTGGGTGACGGTGCCAATGACCTCCCCATGCTCAGTCAGGCTGGCCTGGGTGTGGCGTTCCGTGCCAAGCCGATGGTCAAGGAGTCGGCTCGCCATGCGATTTCCACGCTGGGTCTGGACGCAATCCTTTATCTGATTGGTTTCCGGGAGAGCGAAACCAACCAGAGTCTGGAAAACGCCGACTTCTGA
- a CDS encoding EAL domain-containing response regulator, translating into MQKKNATVHLLILDPSQNDAESLVSLLRNSGKATRAHRITSEEDLEETLKAGNWDLLLARDLDQEFSADDALAMIRRMDKDIPFILLTEEESRERTVGMMKAGAQDTVAFEHTDLIVLKVNRELAALDERRRRRVLESHLREAEQRCQLLLESSKDAIAYINDGMHIYANQSYMEFLGYDDIDDLICVPVLDTLTPESQEKYKEFMKSFAEKGEDGMTMNCTARRSDDHELNVTMSVSAATYDGEACTQIVLQPEHSDAELEEKLRQISSQDLLTGLYNRQYLMDALAEAIATAGKKNETGALAYIALDNFMSMKGQVGISGADLLLGDLANLLKEQAGEELTLARLSDDAFSLLCQPCDEGTMVEHAERIRKAVEDHLFDINDRTVQLTVSIGVASITENSPKAEELMARAHTASAEVRKLEGHAEGNGVVVYNPADFETLDQSNSVEAIQKALEDNRFRLLFQPIINLRGEGEEHYEAFVRMLDKDDEEVSPYDFLPPTGPSDTAIKIDRWVILQTIKQLSSHRSRGHDTRLFLNVTAETLQDKTFTPWLSVALKAARLPGDSLIFQIREGDANNFMKQAKEFTKAVHELHCKVSIAQFGCALNPFNTLKHIDTDYVKIDGSFTEEIQKSEEAKEQVKEMVKSLQSSGKLTIIPLVENAGVLATLWQAGVNYIQGYYLQAPVPEMNYDFGDN; encoded by the coding sequence ATGCAGAAAAAGAACGCGACCGTACACCTGCTGATTCTTGATCCATCGCAAAACGATGCCGAATCGCTGGTCAGCCTGCTCCGCAACTCCGGCAAGGCCACCCGAGCCCACAGAATCACCTCGGAAGAAGATCTTGAGGAGACGCTGAAAGCGGGAAACTGGGATCTCCTTCTGGCCCGTGATCTGGACCAGGAATTCTCGGCCGATGATGCCCTTGCCATGATCCGCAGGATGGACAAGGACATTCCGTTTATCCTCCTAACGGAAGAGGAAAGCCGCGAACGCACGGTTGGCATGATGAAGGCAGGCGCCCAGGATACTGTGGCTTTTGAGCATACCGACCTGATTGTTCTGAAGGTAAACCGAGAGCTGGCAGCCCTTGATGAGCGCCGAAGACGTCGTGTTCTGGAATCCCACCTGCGAGAGGCAGAACAGCGCTGTCAGTTGCTCCTCGAGAGCTCCAAGGATGCCATTGCCTACATCAACGACGGCATGCATATCTATGCCAACCAGTCGTACATGGAATTCCTCGGATACGACGATATTGACGACCTTATCTGCGTTCCGGTGCTGGACACCCTTACTCCGGAAAGCCAGGAAAAGTACAAGGAGTTCATGAAGTCGTTTGCCGAAAAGGGCGAAGACGGCATGACCATGAACTGCACGGCACGGCGTAGCGACGATCACGAATTGAACGTCACGATGTCGGTGTCGGCTGCGACCTATGACGGCGAGGCCTGCACACAGATTGTGTTGCAGCCAGAGCACAGCGATGCGGAACTGGAAGAAAAGCTTCGCCAGATCAGCAGTCAGGATCTTTTGACTGGCCTCTACAACCGTCAGTACCTGATGGATGCACTCGCCGAAGCCATTGCCACTGCCGGCAAGAAGAATGAGACAGGTGCGCTGGCTTACATCGCCCTGGACAACTTCATGAGCATGAAGGGGCAGGTAGGCATTTCCGGCGCAGACTTGCTCTTGGGGGATCTGGCCAACCTGCTCAAGGAACAGGCCGGAGAGGAGCTCACCCTGGCACGACTGAGCGACGATGCCTTCAGCCTGCTGTGCCAGCCATGCGACGAAGGCACGATGGTCGAACACGCCGAGCGTATCCGTAAGGCCGTAGAAGACCATCTTTTCGACATCAATGATCGCACGGTACAGCTGACTGTGAGCATCGGTGTTGCGTCAATTACCGAGAACTCTCCGAAGGCCGAGGAGCTCATGGCCCGGGCGCATACGGCGTCTGCGGAAGTGCGCAAGCTCGAGGGTCATGCCGAAGGCAACGGTGTGGTGGTGTACAACCCGGCCGACTTCGAAACACTGGATCAAAGCAATTCGGTGGAAGCGATTCAGAAAGCCCTGGAAGACAACCGATTCCGCCTTCTGTTCCAACCGATCATCAACCTGCGCGGTGAAGGCGAAGAGCATTACGAAGCCTTCGTGCGTATGCTCGACAAGGACGACGAGGAAGTCTCACCCTATGACTTCCTGCCGCCGACGGGCCCGAGCGACACCGCTATCAAGATCGACCGCTGGGTTATCCTGCAGACCATCAAGCAGCTCTCCAGCCACCGGTCACGGGGTCACGATACCCGCCTGTTTCTCAATGTGACGGCTGAAACCCTGCAGGATAAGACCTTCACTCCCTGGCTGAGTGTCGCCCTGAAGGCCGCTCGTCTGCCCGGAGACTCCCTGATCTTCCAGATCCGTGAAGGCGATGCCAACAACTTCATGAAGCAGGCGAAAGAGTTCACCAAGGCAGTCCACGAGCTTCACTGCAAGGTGTCCATCGCCCAGTTCGGCTGCGCCCTCAATCCGTTCAATACCCTGAAGCACATCGATACCGACTACGTGAAAATCGATGGTTCCTTCACGGAAGAAATCCAGAAGAGCGAGGAGGCCAAGGAGCAGGTCAAGGAAATGGTCAAGAGCCTGCAGTCCAGCGGCAAGCTCACCATCATTCCGCTGGTGGAGAACGCCGGCGTTCTCGCCACACTATGGCAGGCCGGCGTGAATTACATTCAGGGCTACTATCTGCAGGCGCCGGTACCGGAAATGAACTACGACTTCGGCGACAACTGA
- the parC gene encoding DNA topoisomerase IV subunit A, with protein MPEFQTTDEGFERVSLRDYTEKAYLDYSMYVILDRALPNVGDGLKPVQRRIVYAMSELGLKSTSKYKKSARTVGDVLGKFHPHGDSACYEAMVLMAQPFSYRYPLVDGQGNWGSPDDPKSFAAMRYTESRLAPFAEVLLGELGQGTVDWVPNFDGTMEEPSVLPARLPHVLLNGTTGIAVGMATDIPPHNVREVTAACIRLLDQPGATVEELCEHIKGPDFPTQAEIITPRKDIRQMYETGRGSLRMRARWIRESGEIVVTDLPHQVSGNRVLEQIAHQMQTKKLPMVADLRDESDHENPTRLVIVPRSNRVDLDGLMAHLFASTDLEKTYRVNINVIGNDGRPGVKGLQQILTEWLAFRRTTVIRRLQHRLDKVLARLHILEGLLIAYLNIDEVIEIIRTEDKPKAELMARFGLSADQAEAILELKLRHLAKLEEMKIRGEQDELSAERDELQSILGSEDRLRELIKSELQADAETFGDDRRSPIVEREEARAFSEVDLVSNDPVTVVLSEKGWVRAAKGHDIEPEGLSYKAGDRFSLAARGRNNQQAIFLDSTGRAYSLMAHSLPSARGQGEPLTGRINPPSGASFSGLLMGDPSRKALLVTDGGYGFVTSLNDMISKNRNGKAVVSVPKGARIMAPVVIPSTEKTLYLGAVSNEGRMLVFPLSELPELAKGKGNKIISIPSARVQNREEYVVAVAVFAEDDQLEVRAGKRKMGLQFSDLEHYLGERGRRGHKLPRGLQRVDGIDVIPSAARAQEEAGSDSEGVDSE; from the coding sequence ATGCCAGAGTTTCAGACTACGGATGAAGGCTTCGAGAGGGTTTCGCTCCGGGATTACACGGAGAAGGCCTATCTCGATTATTCCATGTACGTCATTCTTGACCGGGCACTTCCCAATGTCGGCGATGGCCTGAAACCGGTTCAGAGGCGAATTGTCTATGCCATGTCCGAGCTGGGACTGAAATCCACCTCGAAATACAAGAAGTCCGCGCGCACCGTGGGCGATGTGCTGGGTAAATTTCACCCCCATGGTGACAGCGCGTGTTACGAAGCCATGGTGCTGATGGCCCAGCCTTTTTCTTACCGTTACCCGCTGGTGGACGGGCAGGGCAACTGGGGCTCGCCGGATGACCCAAAATCTTTTGCTGCCATGCGTTACACCGAATCCCGCCTGGCGCCTTTCGCGGAAGTGCTCCTGGGCGAGCTTGGGCAGGGTACGGTGGACTGGGTGCCCAATTTTGATGGCACCATGGAAGAGCCGTCGGTACTGCCTGCCCGGTTGCCCCATGTACTTCTGAATGGCACCACCGGTATTGCGGTTGGTATGGCCACCGATATCCCGCCGCACAACGTGCGGGAAGTGACCGCCGCCTGTATACGCCTGCTGGATCAGCCCGGGGCGACGGTGGAAGAGCTTTGTGAACACATCAAAGGCCCGGATTTTCCGACCCAGGCGGAAATCATTACTCCCCGGAAGGACATCCGGCAGATGTATGAAACCGGCCGCGGATCCTTACGGATGCGCGCCCGCTGGATTCGGGAAAGCGGCGAAATCGTGGTTACGGACCTCCCACACCAGGTCTCCGGTAACCGTGTGCTGGAGCAGATTGCCCACCAGATGCAGACCAAGAAGCTTCCCATGGTGGCCGACCTTCGTGACGAATCCGATCATGAAAATCCGACCCGCCTGGTGATTGTGCCCCGCTCCAATCGGGTCGATCTTGATGGCTTGATGGCGCACCTGTTCGCCAGCACCGATCTCGAGAAAACCTATCGGGTCAACATCAATGTGATCGGTAATGACGGCCGGCCGGGCGTGAAGGGATTGCAGCAGATTCTGACCGAGTGGCTGGCCTTCCGTCGCACTACTGTAATCCGTCGTCTCCAGCATCGCCTGGACAAGGTTCTTGCTCGCCTGCATATCCTGGAAGGCTTGCTGATTGCTTATCTCAACATTGATGAAGTGATCGAAATCATCCGTACTGAAGACAAGCCCAAGGCCGAGCTGATGGCCCGTTTCGGTTTGTCTGCCGATCAGGCCGAGGCCATCCTCGAATTGAAGCTGCGCCATCTGGCCAAGCTCGAGGAAATGAAAATCCGGGGCGAGCAGGATGAGCTCTCAGCCGAACGGGATGAGCTCCAGTCCATCCTCGGTTCTGAAGACCGCCTCCGCGAGCTGATCAAGAGCGAGCTGCAGGCAGATGCCGAAACCTTTGGTGATGACCGTCGCTCACCTATTGTCGAGCGTGAAGAGGCTCGTGCCTTCAGTGAAGTGGATCTGGTCTCGAATGATCCTGTCACCGTTGTGTTGTCCGAGAAAGGCTGGGTTCGCGCCGCCAAAGGGCACGACATTGAGCCGGAAGGTCTGAGCTATAAAGCCGGTGACCGTTTCTCACTGGCAGCCCGGGGGCGCAATAACCAGCAGGCGATTTTCCTGGATTCCACCGGGCGGGCCTATTCGCTGATGGCTCACAGCCTGCCGTCTGCCAGGGGGCAGGGCGAGCCGCTAACCGGGCGGATCAACCCTCCTTCCGGGGCAAGCTTTTCAGGGCTGTTGATGGGGGATCCGTCCCGCAAGGCACTGCTGGTCACCGATGGCGGCTATGGTTTTGTGACATCACTGAATGACATGATCAGCAAAAACCGCAATGGCAAGGCGGTAGTGAGTGTCCCCAAAGGGGCCAGGATCATGGCTCCGGTGGTAATACCGAGCACTGAAAAAACATTGTACCTTGGGGCGGTGTCCAACGAGGGTCGTATGCTGGTGTTCCCGCTGAGCGAGCTGCCGGAACTCGCCAAGGGTAAGGGTAACAAGATCATCAGCATTCCTTCTGCCAGGGTCCAGAACCGTGAGGAATATGTGGTAGCAGTGGCCGTATTTGCCGAGGACGACCAGTTGGAGGTCCGGGCGGGCAAGCGCAAGATGGGGCTCCAGTTCAGTGACCTTGAACACTACCTCGGAGAGCGGGGCCGGCGCGGCCACAAGCTGCCCAGGGGACTGCAACGGGTTGATGGCATCGATGTGATTCCTTCCGCTGCTCGGGCGCAGGAAGAGGCCGGCTCAGACAGTGAGGGTGTCGACAGTGAGTGA